AATATTGCGCCTTCAAAGATTTTGAGCGGTTTGATAAAAGGAATTGTTGCTATCATTCGATCGATTCCTTCATTAATCTTAACGATTATTGTTATTGCATCTATCGGATTCGGAAATACCAGTGGTTTGATTTCTATTATTATCGCTGGCGTCAGCTTTTTAACCAAAACGTTTAGTTCAGTTATTGAAAGCTCCGGAAATAACGTTATTGAAGCAATCCGTTCAACAGGATCTTCTTGGTTTGGTATCGTTATACACGGTTTGTTACCCACTGTTTTTTCGGGTTTTATCTCATGGACGACCTTAGAAATTGAACAAGCTGTTAATTTATCGATTTCCATGGGTACCATTGGTATCGCTGGAATTGGCTTGCTGCTTTCGAATGCACAACGAACGTATCAATACAAAGACATTACGACGATTGTCGTGTTTATATTTATTTTGATGTATTTACTTGAACTAATCACAACAACAATAAGGGAGAAATTAAATGATAACAACTAATTATGTACGTTTACCTTTGCAAGCCGTCAATAACTGCCGTGAAATGGGTGGCTATGCGACAGCAGATGGAAAGGTGACGCGTTGGCATAATTTCTTGCGATCAAGTCAGTTGTCCAATAGTACTGCAGATGATATTCAATTCCTCATAGACTATGGTTTGAAAACAATTATCGACTTACGCACAACAGAAGAAATTAACAAACAACCTAATCCATTTAGCGATGATGATAATGTCGCTTATTATCATCAAAATTTCATGCAGAAAGAATCCATTAAAGATATAAATTCAATGCCTCAATTGGCTAATGAAGAATTTGCCTTAGGTAAAATGTATACCTATTTACTTAGTCATCATGAGGCTGTTAAGTCCATCATGGATATTGTTTTAAATCATAAAGAAGGCACCTTACTATTCCATTGTAGTGCAGGCAAAGACCGGACAGGTGTCGTTGCGTTATTAATCTTAGGTATTGCTGGGGTTAGTTTACAAGATATCGTTACTAACTATGAAGTTACTTACACCAATATTATGTCAGACTTTAAACATCTAGATACAAAGTACACGATGAATATGATTCAATCGCATCCACAAAACATTATCATGGCTTATGAATATATTTTAAATAAATATCTTTCCTTTGAAGCATATTTTGTGGCATTAGGTTATTCAGCGGATGAAATTCAGCAATTCAAAGCGATGATCGTGGAATAAAGAGTAAAAACGCGTTAGGGTATTTTCATTTACCCTAACGCGTTTTGCAAGTCCTATTCCACCTTCGACCCCAACCCCTCAGCCTCTAAAAACAATCTAAACGGCACTAAATCTTCCGCTTCATACCGCTCCTGGTAAGCTTGAATCTCTTCCTCACTATAAAACTTAGGATCTAATTTCAACGTTTCAACTGGAATCGGCCGTTCCTTGGTAATCCGACAATTCACCACCACCGTACGACCCTTTTTATTATCTGCCACAGCTTGCTTTATCACACCATCAATATCTTCAATACGATCAACAGTATAACCCACCGCACCTTGCGCTTCCGCAACCATAGCGTAATCGACATCCATAAAGTCCGTCCCAAATAACGTTTCATTCGTATCCTCGTATTTATTTTTGATAAAAGCATACTCAGTATTTGAAAAGACAATATTAATGACGGGTAAATTGTATTGCACGTTCGTCGCAACATCTGGATAGCTCATATTAAAGGCGCCATCGCCAATCAAATTCCAAACTTGGCGGTCTGGATATGTCCGTTTAGCGGCAATTCCCCCTGGCAAAGCAATGCCCATCGTTGCAAACAAGGGCGACGTCCGCCACATATTTTTAGGTGTCATATGTAAATGCCGCACTGATGTTTGTGTTGAATTCCCCACATCAATCGAATAAATCGCATCCTCATCTGCATGGTTATTGATTGCATGGTAGACTTGGTAAAATTGCAAAGGACCGGATTCCTTTTGCTCCAATTTATTCATAAACTCCCGCCAATTTTTAACATTCGCCAGATTCGCACGCCACCAACCATCTGCCTCACGCGCATCCACTTTTTCAATTAAACGCGTCAATACCTGACCCGCATCGCCCAAAATGGCAACATCGGCTTTGTGGCGTTTGCCTAACATTGCTGGATCGATGTCCACTTGAATAAAATGCTTAACATTTTTAAAGGTCCCTTGCACTTCTGCAAAGGGAAAGTTCGAGCCTATAAATAAGACGGTATCCGTCTCAAGGATTGCTTCATTCGCTGGCTTCCAGCCTACGCGATAGGTTGAACCTAATAACGCTTCGTAATCCCACTCAAAAGTTTCAAAGTTTTTGCCCGTTGTAATAACTGGCGCTTTTATTTTTTGTGACAAAGCGACCACTTTATCGCCATGCCCCATCGTTCCAATGCCGGCATAAATAACACTGCGACGCGACTGGTTAAGTAATGCAACCGCGGCATCAATATCTGCTTCATTTGCATCCGCTAAGCGCAACTGGCGACGACTTGATCCTGAAGAATACACAGCATCAGCAGCTATTTCTTCAAAACCAAAATCTGAAGGGACTTCTAAAACGGCTACCCCACGATCAGCAATTGCATGGCGGGCTGCTTCATCAACTAATTTAGGCAATTGCTCTGGATAGGCTACCCGTTTGTTATAAACGGCAATGTTTTCATACATTGGATTTTGATTTAATTCTTGGAAGGCATCTAAATTTAATTCAGTTTCAGGACGTGCACCTAAAATGGCTACTACTGGAATACGATCCATCGAAGCATCATATAACCCGTTAATCAAATGCGTCGCACCTGGTCCACCTGATCCAATACAAACGGCTAAACTTCCTCCGAATTTTCCTTGCATCGAGGCAGCTAATGCACCCGTTTCTTCATGTCGCACCTGAATAAATTGAATGTTATCTTGTTTAGCATCGAGTGCATCCATTAAAGAACTGAGTGTTCCTGATGGAATACCGTAAATGGTATCAACCCCCCACCCAATCAAAACATCCAAGGCTGCTTCACTGATTTTCACTTTTCTTTCAGTCACCTAGTCACCTTTATCCTTTCTGTCAATTTAACAACATCGTCATCATATAGGTTAACACGTTGTCGACTCAATATAAAACCATTCGCCTTATTCTAAAGCCACAAAAAAAGGAAGGACATTTCGTCCTTCCCTAATAAAACTAGTAGTGTGATTCTATTTTTGGAAATTATTAGGATAAACGGGTCTTCAAGCCGTTTTCCTATTCTTATAAGCATTGGCTTTTTTCGTTTTTTCGAATCACACTACTCTTGCGCACTCTTCTATATCGTTGGGTTATAATTTTTCGATTATAACGCTTCCCTCTATATCAGCGTTATTCTAACGATAATCATTAATCTGCTTGGTTTTCGCAGAATCCGTTTATGATTATTCTGATATCAACGATAGGAGCCTTTTGCGCTTAGCAACAAACTTCTTTTGTTGCTATCGAACCTAAGAGGTTCTGTGTAAAGAGTGAAACGCTAATCTTTACTACAGTGCATCTCTCTCTTTACTAACTACAGTATACTAGTTAACCGCTTACATGTCAACCCCAAAGCGCCTTTTTTTTACAAACTTTTTGCTAACTTTTTTATACGAATTCCTTAAGAAAACCCTTTTTCCTTCTAATAAATATCACTGTTACCTTGCTTGCAATAACGATTAATTTTCTGCTCAAATGGTTTTTCTGCATGCATTTTATAGCTATTTGGAATAATACTTATGCGAAATAACCATTAAGATTTGAAGCAATGATATTTATTGTTGGTGGTGTGTAGTTTATAATTAAAGTAAATACTGAAAGGGGAAATTTATTATGGTATTTACAGAAACGGTCACGTTAGCAAATGGTGTCGTGATGCCTATGCTTGGTTTTGGTACTTGGATGATCGACGACGACGCGGTGGTGCAACCTGTCAAAGACGCTATCGAACTGGGCTATCGTCATATTGATACGGCGGCTGCTTATCACAATGAAGTGGGTGTAGGCAAAGCCGTTAAAGCATCCGGTGTGCCTAGAGAAGAATTATTTATTACGACTAAATTAGCCGCTGAAAAGAAGGACTATGAAAGTGCTAAAGTGGCGATTGATAAAGCCTTAGTTCGTTTGGATATGGATTACATTGATTTAATGATCATTCACAGTCCACAACCTTGGGCCGATTTTAGAGGTGACGACCATTATTTCGAAGGGAATTTAGAGGCGTGGCGAGCTTTAGAAGAAGCTTTAGAAGCTGGTAAATTGCGGGCGATTGGTGTTTCTAATTTTGAGGAAGTTGATTTAGATAACTTATTAAAGAACGCTAAGGTTAAACCAATGGTTAACCAAATCCTAGCGCATATTTCCAATGTTCCTAATGAGTTAGTCGCTTTTTCACAAGAAAATAACATCGTTGTTGAAGCCTACTCCCCAATTGCCCATGGTGCGATTTTACATCATCCAACCGTCCAAGAGACGGCTGCTAAATATGATGTTTCGCCTGCCCAATTAAGTATCCGTTATGTTATCCAATTAGGTATGGTTGCTTTACCAAAATCTACCAACAAAGATCACATTAAAGATAATGCAGAATTAGACTTCACGATTTCTGATGCTGATATGGAAACCTTAAACCAAATTCCAATGATTGAGGATTATGGCGAAGATCGCGATATGCCTGTGTTTAGTTCACAATTTTAAGTATTAATTGAAAAAGAGTGCTCCTAGCACTCTTTTTTGTTGTGAATTTTCATGTTGAGTGGGTGGAATCGGGGTAATGCTTATCGCGAGAGGAATCTCAGCCTTTTTAAGCTGTGGAGTGGTGATGGAAGGTTATCTCCCGTTCATGTTGAAATGCTGACAGTTAATAGTAGCTAGGATTTTCCTTCATGCTTACAATTTCCTATATTTTTACTCAGTTGCCGGTCGTCAGTTCTTGATGTCGTCCGGCAAAAGGCGGTTGGTGGACGTCAGTCGGAAATGTCGTCCGCCATTTCCATGAGTTCAACGGTTTTTTCCCTGTTGCCGGTCGTCAGTTCTTGATGTCGTCCGGAAAAGGCAGTTGGCGGACGTCTGTCGGAAATGTCGTCCGCCTTTTCTATGAGTTCAACGAGTTTTTCCCTGTTGCCGGTCGTCAGTTCTTGATGTCGTCCGGCAAGGGGGGTTGGCGGACGTCAGTCGGAAATGTCGTCCGGCTTTTCCATGAGTTCAACGAGTTTTTCCCTGTTGACGGTCGTCAGTTCTTGACGTCGTCCGGCAAAGGGGGTTGGCGGACGTCAGTCGGAAATGTCGTCCGGCTTTTCTATGAATTCAACGAGTTTTTCCCTGTTGCCGGTCGTCGTTTCTCGTTGTCGTCCGGCAAAGGCGGTTGGCGGACATCAGTCGGAAATGTCGTCCGGCTTTTCACTAAATTCATTTTTATTTCTTAATTTATCGGTTAAATTGCAGGGTAATTACCCAGCGCGCGACAACTCCTCGCCAATTTGTCGCGTGGACTGTGAGCGCGCGACATTTTTCTATCAACTTGTCGAGCGCTCCATCAAATAACAAAGTAAGCGTGACAATCTTCCATTTCCCAACCATTCACTCTGCCCACTATACCTCCGTCAACCACTAAGCCAAATAAATATTCTGCCGTCTGCGATAACTTTGCACCATGAAACTTAAGGCGTAATAAGCGGCAATCAACAAAATCTGAATGCCAAAGAAAGTCAGCAAATCTTGCGCGCCACCATTCGACAACGCTGGATTGCTTAAAATAATCTCATCGGCTCGCACTTGCCAAAACGGCGATGCTAACATGGCAATTTGTTGCATAATGGGTGAAACAAACTGACGAGGGACAAACAAGCCACTCGCAAACGCCACGAACAAGCCAATAAAGGTAGACATAAAATTAATAATCCCTTTATTTGGCGATATCGTCACAATAAAGTAGGACATCGCCTGAATACCAAAACAGGATAAGAAACTCGACAAGAGAATAAGCAAGCCTTGTCTTGAAAAGAGCGTGTTTGGTCCGTACATGAAGTAAGCAACTAACATTAAAAAGAACCAGTAAAGCAAGGCGAAAGATAGACTCCCTAAAATAGATTGGAATAAGCGGTTCCCCTCCGATAAACGCCCCATTCGATCACGTTTGACAATTTCAGGATTGCGCATGGCGATAATCGCATAGCCAAAGGTCGTAATGAAAGTAGTGATGAAAATATAACTCGCATAATGCGTATAAAAACCTCCAAAAGCGCTTAGTCGTGCCAAATCACCATCAACCTCTGCTTGCATAATATCAATGGAAGTATCCAAGGTTTCATCCAAAATACTGAAATACTCAGCGATTTGTTCATCGGAAGGATTTGTCGCTAGATTACCTGCATTAACACGGGCGTTATTTATATAGGACGTCAACATCGTATCCACAAACGCTTCATCCGCTTGTGAGTTCGTCACTTCTTTTTCCAATGGAATCGTATACTCCGTTCCAAAGGTTAAACTATCACCGAAACCTTCAGGAATCGTCAAAACATATTGAATTTTTTCATCAAAGAAAGCATCGGCAATCGCCTCACGGCTCTCTTCAATATCCACAAGTTCAGCATGACTGTCTAAATAATCCACTAAATGTTGTGAAAAGACATTCCCTTCATCGTGATTAAATATCACTATCCGACTTTCTTCCACAACAAATTCGGTATTTAATTCACTTTCGTAGACACGATTAATCGGTATGGTTATCGCCATTAACAGGACGAAGTAAGAGATGATAGCAGCCTGGTTGGCGCGCAACAACTTATAAAACAGTTTAAAGACTTGCATAATCCGTCCTCCTTAAGCTAACAATTGTAATAACAAACAACACAACGGCCATGATAGCTAGAATGAGTAAATTTTCGTTATACTGCTTAAATGTCGGATAGGTATTGAGATAAAAAATCCCGTCATTGATCAAAGCAACAGGATTTATTTTATTAAACCACGGCGCATTATCATTAATAAATATCTTTAGTGCGTTGGACATCATACCGGTAAAGGCACCAAACATCAGCGGTAAACCAATTGAAATAGCTACGGTGACTCCACTGTGCCGTTTAAACACACCAGCGATAGCCGTCCCCATTAATAAACCAACTAGGACACCTAAGGTAACAATCGCAATGATTCTTCCCCAATGATAGCCTAATGGCACACCATTAAAGTAATAGATGGCAATCACGGCATAAACAATCGCTAACGATGGCAATCCCCATGAAATAAAGGTGGCTAAAAAGCGTTTAATTTTAGGAACAGGTGATACCGTTGCTCTTAATGCTTGCGTCGAATGAATCGCTTCATTTTCCGTAATCATATTAACCCCGATTGACATAAAGAAAATACACAAATAAGCAATCGCAGAATAAAAGTAAATTGACGTACTGGTAGTACCACTTTCAGACCTGGCGTTGACAATTAATTCCGGATTGGCTTGAAATGCTTCCGCCCGGTTGGTCACTTGAACGAGTGAATTAACCGGATCCTCTGAATTAGCAATATTGGTAAAAGCGGTCGTATAACCCGCGGTGATAGACGTATACGAGTTAAAGGCAGAATAGATAATTGAAGAAGTGAAATCGTTAATAGCAGCTGGAGCGACTTCTAAACTAAAAGACACCCCGTCTTGGGTGGCATCAGCAATCACGGTTGCATCAACGACACCATCTTGAGCTAATTGTTGACCGGCTGCCAAATCATCCACAACCACATAAGCCATCAGCGGTTCCTCTTCGACATCGTCCTTTAAAACAATCTTTCCATCGCTTTTTTCACCTTCCACGGCGATAGCTGTTAAA
This window of the Fundicoccus culcitae genome carries:
- a CDS encoding ABC transporter permease, with amino-acid sequence MFSHLLRYTPRLMYRDRQGVLFGILFPFAFGLIYLLVFTGLLSGGTTLDVIPIAMVFNGSAEEVTSIQANLTAIAVEGEKSDGKIVLKDDVEEEPLMAYVVVDDLAAGQQLAQDGVVDATVIADATQDGVSFSLEVAPAAINDFTSSIIYSAFNSYTSITAGYTTAFTNIANSEDPVNSLVQVTNRAEAFQANPELIVNARSESGTTSTSIYFYSAIAYLCIFFMSIGVNMITENEAIHSTQALRATVSPVPKIKRFLATFISWGLPSLAIVYAVIAIYYFNGVPLGYHWGRIIAIVTLGVLVGLLMGTAIAGVFKRHSGVTVAISIGLPLMFGAFTGMMSNALKIFINDNAPWFNKINPVALINDGIFYLNTYPTFKQYNENLLILAIMAVVLFVITIVSLRRTDYASL
- a CDS encoding aldo/keto reductase: MVFTETVTLANGVVMPMLGFGTWMIDDDAVVQPVKDAIELGYRHIDTAAAYHNEVGVGKAVKASGVPREELFITTKLAAEKKDYESAKVAIDKALVRLDMDYIDLMIIHSPQPWADFRGDDHYFEGNLEAWRALEEALEAGKLRAIGVSNFEEVDLDNLLKNAKVKPMVNQILAHISNVPNELVAFSQENNIVVEAYSPIAHGAILHHPTVQETAAKYDVSPAQLSIRYVIQLGMVALPKSTNKDHIKDNAELDFTISDADMETLNQIPMIEDYGEDRDMPVFSSQF
- a CDS encoding ABC transporter permease — encoded protein: MQVFKLFYKLLRANQAAIISYFVLLMAITIPINRVYESELNTEFVVEESRIVIFNHDEGNVFSQHLVDYLDSHAELVDIEESREAIADAFFDEKIQYVLTIPEGFGDSLTFGTEYTIPLEKEVTNSQADEAFVDTMLTSYINNARVNAGNLATNPSDEQIAEYFSILDETLDTSIDIMQAEVDGDLARLSAFGGFYTHYASYIFITTFITTFGYAIIAMRNPEIVKRDRMGRLSEGNRLFQSILGSLSFALLYWFFLMLVAYFMYGPNTLFSRQGLLILLSSFLSCFGIQAMSYFIVTISPNKGIINFMSTFIGLFVAFASGLFVPRQFVSPIMQQIAMLASPFWQVRADEIILSNPALSNGGAQDLLTFFGIQILLIAAYYALSFMVQSYRRRQNIYLA
- the spxB gene encoding pyruvate oxidase; amino-acid sequence: MTERKVKISEAALDVLIGWGVDTIYGIPSGTLSSLMDALDAKQDNIQFIQVRHEETGALAASMQGKFGGSLAVCIGSGGPGATHLINGLYDASMDRIPVVAILGARPETELNLDAFQELNQNPMYENIAVYNKRVAYPEQLPKLVDEAARHAIADRGVAVLEVPSDFGFEEIAADAVYSSGSSRRQLRLADANEADIDAAVALLNQSRRSVIYAGIGTMGHGDKVVALSQKIKAPVITTGKNFETFEWDYEALLGSTYRVGWKPANEAILETDTVLFIGSNFPFAEVQGTFKNVKHFIQVDIDPAMLGKRHKADVAILGDAGQVLTRLIEKVDAREADGWWRANLANVKNWREFMNKLEQKESGPLQFYQVYHAINNHADEDAIYSIDVGNSTQTSVRHLHMTPKNMWRTSPLFATMGIALPGGIAAKRTYPDRQVWNLIGDGAFNMSYPDVATNVQYNLPVINIVFSNTEYAFIKNKYEDTNETLFGTDFMDVDYAMVAEAQGAVGYTVDRIEDIDGVIKQAVADNKKGRTVVVNCRITKERPIPVETLKLDPKFYSEEEIQAYQERYEAEDLVPFRLFLEAEGLGSKVE
- a CDS encoding PhnE/PtxC family ABC transporter permease, encoding MKKIPLSKNGNKFKLFLWSFLIIGSFFISLYFLDLDFNRFFSRLENTPKVIARMMGFNFNLLVDLMKGFATTFFLVVIGVFVSVLISFVLAFLAADNIAPSKILSGLIKGIVAIIRSIPSLILTIIVIASIGFGNTSGLISIIIAGVSFLTKTFSSVIESSGNNVIEAIRSTGSSWFGIVIHGLLPTVFSGFISWTTLEIEQAVNLSISMGTIGIAGIGLLLSNAQRTYQYKDITTIVVFIFILMYLLELITTTIREKLNDNN
- a CDS encoding tyrosine-protein phosphatase; its protein translation is MITTNYVRLPLQAVNNCREMGGYATADGKVTRWHNFLRSSQLSNSTADDIQFLIDYGLKTIIDLRTTEEINKQPNPFSDDDNVAYYHQNFMQKESIKDINSMPQLANEEFALGKMYTYLLSHHEAVKSIMDIVLNHKEGTLLFHCSAGKDRTGVVALLILGIAGVSLQDIVTNYEVTYTNIMSDFKHLDTKYTMNMIQSHPQNIIMAYEYILNKYLSFEAYFVALGYSADEIQQFKAMIVE